One Microlunatus soli genomic window carries:
- the coaBC gene encoding bifunctional phosphopantothenoylcysteine decarboxylase/phosphopantothenate--cysteine ligase CoaBC: protein MSRILLGVAGGIAAYKAAELLRRLKEPQADADQPYGAGHDLTVVPTAAALEFVGAPTWAALSGHPVQTDVFTDVESVPHVALGRQADLIVVAPATADLLSRAATGRADDLLTSCLLTATCPVIFAPAMHTEMWLHPATQANVATLRARGAVVIDPDSGRLTGADTGPGRLPDPAELARIVRTVLQRPELAVAAAARDLAGLQLVVSAGGTREQIDPVRFVGNASSGLMGQAIARAAVLRGAGVDLIAANVDLPSPAGVRTIPVGSTLELQAAVTAAGKAADVVVMAAAPADFRPAQAQSGKIKKSDPNQRLELSLVQNPDILAGLVADRTDRSQVLVGFAAETADTPEQLVDLGRAKLARKGCDLLVLNAVGRGRVFGQADSEIRLLRTPSEDAPAPDALAGSKDTLAHHILDEVLQIRSGR from the coding sequence ATGAGTCGCATCCTGCTCGGCGTCGCCGGCGGCATCGCCGCCTACAAGGCGGCCGAACTGCTCCGCCGGCTCAAGGAGCCGCAGGCCGACGCCGACCAGCCGTACGGGGCGGGACACGACCTGACCGTCGTCCCGACCGCGGCCGCACTCGAATTCGTCGGCGCACCCACCTGGGCGGCGCTGTCCGGCCACCCGGTGCAGACCGACGTCTTCACCGACGTGGAGTCGGTGCCGCACGTCGCACTCGGCCGGCAGGCCGACCTGATCGTGGTCGCACCGGCCACTGCCGATCTGTTGTCCCGGGCCGCCACCGGCCGGGCCGACGACCTGCTGACCAGCTGCCTGCTGACCGCCACCTGCCCGGTGATCTTCGCCCCGGCGATGCATACCGAGATGTGGCTGCACCCGGCGACCCAGGCCAACGTCGCCACCCTGCGTGCCCGCGGCGCCGTCGTGATCGACCCCGACTCCGGTCGCCTGACCGGCGCCGACACCGGCCCGGGCCGGCTGCCCGATCCGGCCGAGTTGGCCCGGATCGTGCGGACCGTGCTGCAGCGTCCCGAGCTGGCGGTCGCTGCCGCCGCCCGCGACTTGGCCGGGCTGCAGCTGGTGGTCAGCGCCGGCGGCACCCGGGAACAGATCGATCCGGTCCGCTTCGTCGGTAACGCCTCCTCCGGCCTGATGGGTCAGGCGATCGCCCGGGCAGCCGTGCTGCGCGGAGCCGGCGTCGACCTGATCGCAGCCAACGTCGACCTGCCGTCTCCCGCAGGGGTGCGGACCATCCCGGTCGGCAGCACCCTGGAGCTGCAGGCTGCGGTGACAGCGGCCGGCAAGGCCGCCGACGTCGTCGTGATGGCCGCCGCACCCGCCGACTTCCGGCCCGCACAGGCCCAATCCGGCAAGATCAAGAAGTCCGATCCGAACCAACGGCTCGAACTCAGCCTGGTGCAGAACCCCGACATCCTGGCCGGCCTGGTCGCCGACCGGACCGACCGGTCCCAGGTGCTGGTCGGATTCGCCGCCGAGACCGCCGACACGCCCGAACAGTTGGTCGACCTCGGTCGGGCCAAGCTGGCCCGTAAGGGCTGCGACCTGTTGGTGCTGAACGCTGTCGGTCGGGGCCGAGTCTTCGGTCAGGCCGATTCGGAGATCCGGTTGCTCCGGACACCGTCGGAGGATGCGCCGGCTCCGGACGCCCTCGCCGGTTCCAAGGACACGCTGGCCCACCACATCCTGGATGAGGTACTGCAGATCCGCTCCGGACGGTAA
- the rpoZ gene encoding DNA-directed RNA polymerase subunit omega, which yields MTENQTAFQGINNPPIDELLTQADSKYRLVLFAAKRARQINAYYSQLGEGLLEHVGPLVETGVQEKPLSIALREVNAGVLQCVEGAEGESTGIDGQPGIAPVQDVPTPSFDDTEPSA from the coding sequence TTGACCGAGAACCAGACCGCTTTCCAGGGCATCAACAATCCGCCGATCGACGAGCTGCTGACCCAGGCCGACTCCAAGTACCGGCTGGTGCTGTTCGCCGCCAAGCGGGCCCGGCAGATCAACGCCTACTACTCCCAGCTCGGCGAAGGCCTGCTGGAGCATGTCGGCCCGCTGGTGGAGACCGGCGTGCAGGAGAAGCCGTTGTCGATCGCGCTGCGTGAGGTCAACGCCGGCGTGCTGCAGTGCGTCGAAGGTGCCGAGGGCGAGAGCACCGGCATCGACGGGCAGCCCGGCATCGCACCGGTGCAGGACGTGCCGACGCCGTCCTTCGACGACACCGAACCGAGCGCCTGA